The genomic stretch CGTACTCCGACAGCCCCAGCACCCGGGCGGCCGAGGTCGTCACCAGGTCGACCAGCACCTCCTGCTGCGGCGACGAGCGCATGTCGAGCAGGTGCGCGGCGAGGAACGCCACCTCCAGCAGGTTGTGCCGGCCGAACGGGTAGTAGGCGTCCTCGATGTCGTCCTGCCCGAGCGCGACGTCGACGCCCAGGGCCAGCGCCCGCTCGACGGGCAGGGCCACCGAGCCGGTGTGCGGATCGCTCACCAGCCCGAGCCCCACCTGGCGCGCCAGTTCCAGGACGGCGGTCTGCCGGTCCGCGTCGTAGTGGCCGACCGCGCGGGCGTGGCAGGCGACGCCGCGGCCCTGCAGGCCGTGCCGCCGCAGAGCCTCGGCGAGCATCCGGGTGGTGTCGAACCGGGGGTCGGGTGCGTCGTCGGTCAGCATGGCGACGCGCCGTCCCAGGCGGGCGGCCAGCGCGCAGGCCCACTCGACGTGCGCCTCCTGGTCGTCCGTGGTGGCCTCGATCCACGGGATCCCGCCCACGACGTCGGCGCCGAGGCCCAGCGCCTCCTCGACCAGCTCGGCGGCGCCCGGGTCGCGCAGCACGCCGTCCTGGGGGAAGGCGACCACGTCGACGTCGACCCGGCCGCGGAACTCCTCGCGCGCAGCCAGCACGGCCTGCACGCCCACCAGCCCCGCGGCGGTGTCGACGTCGGCGAACGCCTGCACGTGCAGCACGCCGTTGCGCTCCCCGTCGGCCAGCGCCTCCCGGATCGCCGGCAGCAGCGCCTCCACCCGGTAGTGCTGCTTCACCGCGCGGGCGAGGTCGATGCCGCGGGCGGAGTCGGCCATCCCGTCGGCGGTGTAGGCCGCCAGGGCCGCGTCGCCGATCAGCGGCAGCGTCCGCACCTTGTCCAGATGCAGGTGCGCGTCGACGAAGGGCTCGGTCACCAGGCCGCCGTCCGCCGGGACGACCTGCGCCCCCGACGGCGCCGGCACCTCACCGGCCGGCGGGAGCGCGGTGACGACGCCGTCGGCGCAGTGGATGTCGACGACCCGCCCGCTCCGGAGCCGGGCCTCGGCGACGACGAGTGCGGAGATCATCGGGCAGACGTAGCAGATCTGCCCCGGAAGGTCACGCCAGGCTGACCCCGAAGCCGTGGACGGCGAGGCGCAGCAGCACCGGCCCCGGGCGCAGCAGGTCGGCGACCCGCGCGGCGCTGGCGGCCTCGAGGTCGGCGAGGCAGACCGCGTACTCCGCCGGCCCCCGGACGCGGGCGCGGTGCAGCTCCCCGGCGTTCGCCCACACCTTGCGGCGTGACTCCCGCAGGAACGCCCGGCTGGCACGGCGGTTCACCGGCGCCAGCAGCCGGTCCAGCGGGGTGCGCCGACCGCCCGCCCGCTCGAGAGCGACGTCCTCCGCCGCGACCCGTGCGGCCAACACGCCGTCGATCCGCTCGTGGTCGCGGTGCCGGACGGCGAGAACGCCCGGGGAGTCGAAGTCCGACGGACCGATCATGCGCACCAGTGACTGCGGCAGGTCGTAGTTGATGTGCGCGTTCATGCCGAGCAGCACGTGCGCCTCCGGCGGCAGCTCGGCGCGTGCGCCGAAGGCGCGTCGCCAGGGCGCGGGTGGTGCGAGCGGATCGGCGCGGTGGGCGGCGAGCGCGTCGAGGTAGAGGTCGGCGAAGTCGACCGTCCAGCCGGCCACCCACGCCGCGTCCTCGAAGCGCCCCGCCTCCAGCGCCGCCGACACCGCCCTCGTGGTCCGGAGGTAGGTGCCGAGGAAGAACCGCGCCGGGTCCGCCGCCGCCTCCAGCGTCCCGAGGATCTCCTCCTTGCGGGCCACGAGTGCGGCCACCGACGGCGGGCAGCTCAGAGCAGCGAGTCCAGGCCGTCGACGGGCGGCAGGGCCATCCCGGCCTCGATCGGCGGCCGGTGCGGCTGGTCCAGCCCCCGCATCCGGGCCGCGTGCAGGGCCAGCAGCAGGTTCAGCCGCAGCGTCGGGTCGGTGGTGAACGGCCCGAGCAGCCGCTCCAGCTTGCCGATCCGGTAGCGCATCGTGTTGTAGTGGAAGTGCAGCCGGCGGGCGGATTCGGCGACGTTGAGGTTGGTCTCCAGCAGCACCCGCAGGGTCTCGCGCAGATCTGCGGAGTCGGGGTCGGCGGCGTCGGCGAGCGGGCCGAGCACCTCGTCGACGTACGTGCGCAGCTCGGTGCTGTCGGGGATCAGCGAGAGCAGCCGGAAGACGCCCAGCTGGTCGAAGTGCGTGACCGACGACGCGCCGTGGATCTCCTGCCCCACACCGAGGGCTCGCTGGGCCTGGCGGTGCGCCTCGGCCAGCGCCGACAGCGAGTCCGCGGGCCGGCCGATGCCGGTGCCCAGCAGGCGGCCGACCCGCCGGAGCCGGCCGTTGACCCGTGAGGTGACCGCGGCGACCAGGGACGACAGCTCCTCCGGCGTGCGGCCGTCGAGCGGGAGCAGGGTCACGATCTCGGTGGCCAGCCCCGCCACGGCGGCGCCGGCCACCTCCGGTTCGAGCGCGGCGCGCCACCCGTCGGCCAGCCGGTCGAGCACGTCGAGGGCCTTGGTGGGATCGGCCTGCGCGTCGGCGACGGTCTCGGTAGCGGTGACGAGGACGGCGACCGGCCCGTCCAGCCGCCAGCCGAAGGACCGGGTGTAGGCCAGGGCGCGCTCGGTGTGCCCGACCGAGCCGCCGACCAGCCGCCGCACCAGGTCCCCCTGGAAGCGCAGCTCGACCGAGTGCACCGCCTGCAGGCGGATGACCGACAGCGCCGCGATCACTGCGGCGCGCTCCAGGACGCCACCGGCGCCCAGCATCATCGCGCCGGTGCGGTGCACGGCGACCAGCCAGCCGTGCCGCTGGTCACCGGCCATGATCGGCGCGACCGCGTACTCGCCCACGCCGCCGGGCAGCTCGTGGTGCCCGGGCACCAGCAGGATGCCGTCGGCCGGCGACAGGTCGGCGTCGGCCAGCACGTCGGCCGGCGTGACGACGGTCTGGTCGGCACGGACGCCCGACAGCCGGCGGGACGGCGTCAGCTCGGCCAGCGCGTCGTCGGCCGCGGCGTCGAGCAGCCACAGCCAGTCGCTGATCTCGGCGACGTCGTCGGCGGGACCGGCGCTGGTCACGACGTCCCGGTCGGGCCCCAGACCCAGGACGGCGGTGCCCTCGAGCATGACCGCCAGCCGCTGGGCGACCTGGGCCAGACCGCCGCCGGTGAGCGCGACCTCCATGAACTCGTCGTCCATGCGGGAGGTCAGGGCCAGCGCCTGGCTCTGCTTGCTGACGACGGCGCCGAGCACCGCGGACACCACCTCGTCCAGGCGCACGCCCGACGGGATCGCCAGGACCGGCAGGCCGCGTCGGTCGGCCTCGGCGAGCACCTCGCCAGGGACCGGGGCCGGCCCTTCGGTCCGGCGGAAGGCCAGCGCCGCCGCACCCAGCGAGTCCAGCCGCTCCACGAGCGCGCGGTAGTTCGCGGGGTCGGCCGGTGGCAGCCGGGCCCCGAGGACGACGAGGACGTCGGGGCCCGCGGCGGCCAGCGGATCGGCCGGGTCGTCGACCACCATGTGGCGGACCACGCGCCCGAGGCCCGCGGCTCCGGCGGCGACGGACGTGCCGACGAGGCCGGGCAGTGCCAGTGCCTCCTCGACGGTCAGGCCCATGCGTTCCTGCCAGCTCGTCCGGTCGTCCCGCGGCATCTCCGCGGGCGACTCGGCGACAGCCCAGTTACGCCGAAAAGGAAGTGATCCACTACGGTGCGTTGAGGCCACCAGCGAGGCATCACCCTGGGTCACGACGCAGTCCCCCTCTAGTCGTCGTCCAGGTTGCCATACACCAGATTCCTGTCAGGAGTCCCTGGACGCCGGGACCCATTCTTGGCGACATCCGCCATAAGACGGCGTGCGACGCGCCGCATAGGTTCGAGACCCGGTTCACCCCGCCCGCTGGATCGTAGGCCGTCGCCGACGCGAGACGTCGACCCCCTCCCCTCCGGTGAGCGAGGCGGAACGGGCTCGGGCGGGGGGTCGGCGCCTCCCGCCGTCCTCCGGTGAAGGGCCGCCGCCATGCGCACCATCGACTCCACCCCCGTCCCCGGTCCACGCACCTCGCCCGACGCGCCGGCGCGCGGTCGTGCGGCGCGCGCCGGGCTCCCCACGATCCCCCTCCCCGCGAGTCGGCGCAGGCGACCGCCCGCACCGCGCGGCCGGCGCGGCTGGCCACGGCCGTCCCGGCGTCGGCCAGCACCGGCGTGGCCGAGCTCCTCCGGGGGCCGGTCCGGGAGGCACGCGTGCTCCTGAGCGTGCCCGCCGCGGTGTACATCCACGTCCCCAACGACCGCGGCGGCGACGTCGTCGGCGTGCTGACCAGCGACGCGGCGCGGCTGCCGCTGGGCTGCGTGCTCTTCCGGCCGAGCAACGGGCGACCGCTCGTGGCGCTGCCCGGCGGTGCTCCGGCCCAGGTCGGCGGCGGTCGCATCGTCGTCGGCGACCTCGCGGTGAGCGCGGCCGCGTGGTGGAACCCGCGCCCCAAGCTGCCGAGTCTGCGCCCGGCCCTGCTGCCCGAGGGCGTGCGCCAGCTCCGCAACACCCTCTACGGCGAGGGCGTGCCGCACAGCGCGTTCACGCTCCCCGGGCTGCCCACCGGCCCGGGCGGCCCGCTGGCCGCCCTGCGCGGCGCGGTCCGCCGCGCGGACCTCGACGCCGCCCTGCGTACGGCGACGCGGCTGATCGGTCTCGGCCCGGGCCTCACGCCGGCCGGGGACGACGTCATGGCGGGCACGATCGCGGGGCTGGTGCTCCTCGGGCACCCGTCGGCGGAGCGCTTCGCCGCGGGCGTCTACGCGCTGGCGGCCGGTCGGACCACCGAGCTGTCGCGGGCACTGCTGCGGCACGCCGCCTGCGGACGGGTCAGCGGCGAGTACGCCGCGGTCCTGCACGCGCTGGTCGGCGAGCGGCCCCTGGCTCCGGCCGTGGCGGCGCTGCTCGGCACCGGTTCGACCAGCGGCCGGGCGATGGCGCTGGGTCTGTGCACCGCGATCGACCTCGTCGACCGGACGGCCCGCCCCCGCTGAGAAAGGACCGCCCCTTCCCCACGCCTCGCAAGCTCGGCGCGGGCCCCTGAAGGGCGGCCGTCAAGCGGCGGGGACGAGCGGGACGAGGCTGTCCCACTGCGCGATGCGGCACCCGTCGGTCCGCGACAGGTCCACGTCGACCCGCTCCCCCGCCCAGCGGCCCGTGACACTCGCCGTCTGCGGCCCGCCGTACTGCTCGGTGCACGCCACGTCGGTGGGCAGCGGCGCGAACGGGTCCGCCATGCCGTGGAGGTGGTCGCACGCGGCCTGCGGGTCGGGGTGGGAGCCCTCGGCCCGGCCGTCGCAGGACAGCGAGAACGTCTCGACGTCCGTGCTGTCGCTCGACCCGACGATCACCTGCAGGTAGTCGTCGGTGGGTGTGGTCGCGGAGACCTCCGGCGCCGTTCCGCAGCCCGCGAGCACGAGCGCGGCGAGGACGGCCCCGGTGCAGGGGCCCGCCGCGAGCCGGCGAGTGGTGGGGGGCACCGGGGCCCTTGCTCAGATCCGGGACGCGTGGATGCTGGTCACGAGGATCGCCCGGGCGCCGAGCTCCCACAGCTCGTCCATCACCCGGTTGGTGTCCTTCTGCCGCACCATCGCGCGCACCGCGGACCAGCCGGGCGTCTGCAGGGGGCTGACCGTCGGCCCCTCGAGCCCGGGGGTCACGGCGGTGGCCTTCTCCAGCAGGTCGTTGGGGCAGTCGTAGTCGAGCAGGACGTACTGGCGGGCGACCATCACCCCGCGCAGCCGCCGGCGCAGTTGCGCGACGGCCGGGATCTCCTCGGCGCCCTCGCGCCGCACCAGGATCGCCTCGCTGGCCAGCACCGGGTCACCGATGATCTGCAGGCCGGCCGCCCGCAGCGTCGTCCCGGTCTCCACGACGTCGCAGACGGCGTCGGCGACACCGAGCCGGCACGCCGTCTCCACCGCGCCGTCGAGCTTGACCACGCCCGCCTTGATGCCCGACTCCGACAGATACCGCTGCAGCAGCACCGGATAGGCGGTGGCGATCCGCTTGCCCGCCAGCTGGTCGACGCGCTCGATGCCCGACTCGACGGGGGCGGCGAAGCGGAAGGACGAGCGACCGAAGCCCAGCGGCATGACCTCGACCGCGGCGTGGCCCTCGCCGTCGTCCGGCGCGGTCTCCAGCAGCATGTCGCGGCCGGTGATGCCGACGTCCAGCGTGCCGGCTGCGACGTACACGGCGATGTCCCGAGGGCGCAGGTAGAAGAACTCGGTGTCGTTGTCGGGGTCGTAGACCGCGAGGTCCTTGGTGCTGCGCCGCTGGCGGTAGCCGCTCTCGGCGAGCATCTCGGCCGCGGGCTCGCTCAGGACGCCCTTGTTGGGCACGGCGATGCGCAGCACTCGAGGTCTCCTCGGACGTGAGATGACAGGGCGGCCCTCGAGCAGGGACCCGCGGCGCGCGGAGCGTGCCGTGGGGGGCTCGAGGGTCCTTTCTCAGAGGTGAGCGTAGACGTCGTCGAGGGTGAGTCCCCGCGTCAGCATGAGGACCTGCACCCGATAGAGGAGCTGGCTGATCTCCTCCGCCGTCCGCTCGTTGGTCTCGTGCTCGGCGGCCATCCATGCCTCGGAGGCCTCTTCGACGACCTTCTTCCCCGCCGCGTGGACCCCGTCGCGCACCGCCTGCACGGTGCCGGACCCCGCCTCGGCGGCGGCCACCTTCGCCGACAGCTCGGCGAACAGCTCGTCGAAGGTCTTCACGACATCCCCGCCGTGAAGCCCGTGCGGCGCTGTGGCGAGCGCAGCTCGCGCAGGGTCAGGGCGGTGGCGAGCGCCGCGACGGCGGCCTCCCACCCCTTGTCCTCGGCGGAGCCGGTCAGGCCGGCGCGGTCCCGCGCCTGCTGCTCGGTGTCACAGGTGAGGACGCCGTTGCCGACCGGCTTGCCGGCGTCGAGGGCGACCCGGGTCAGCCCGGCGGTGACCGCGTCGCAGACGTACTCGAAGTGCGGCGTGCCGCCCCGGACGACCACGCCGAGGGCGACGACGGCGTCGTGCCGCTCGGCGAGGGCCTGGGCGACCACGGGCAGCTCGACGGCCCCGGGCACCCGCACGACCGTGGTGTCGACGACACCGCTGGCCTTCGCCGCCTCGACGGCGCGCGCCAGCAACTGGTCGGTGAGCTCGCCGTGCCACGTGGTGGCGACGATGCCCAGGCTCAGCCCGGCCGCGTCCACCGGCTCCGCCTGAGGCGCTCCGGCCCCGCTCATGACGGCTGCTCGTCGACGCGGACGGGCACGTTCTCGGGGATCGGGTCGGCGTGCGGCGGGGTGTCCGCCGGACCGCCCTCGGTCTCCGGCTCGATGATGTCGAGCAGGTGTCCCATGCGGTCGCGCTTGGTGCGCAGGTAACTGAGGTTCTCGGCGGTCACGTGGCTGGGCAGCGGCACGCGGCCGACGATCTTGAGCCCGTAGCCCTCGAGCCCCGCCCGCTTGGCGGGGTTGTTGCTCAGCAGCCGCATCGTGCGCACGCCCAGGTCGACCAGGATCTGTGCGCCGGTGCCGTAGTCACGGGCGTCGGCGGGCAGCCCGAGGTCGAGGTTGGCGTCGACGGTGTCGAGCCCGAGGTCCTGCAGCTGGTAGGCCTGCAGCTTGTGCAGGAGGCCGATCCCCCGGCCCTCGTGCCCCCGGATGTAGAGCACGATGCCGCGGCCCTCCTGGGCCACGGCGGCCAGCGCGGCCTGCAGCTGCGGACCGCAGTCGCAGCGCAACGAGCCGAAGACGTCGCCGGTCAGGCACTCGGAGTGCACGCGGACGAGCACGTCGTTGCCGTCGCCGATCTCGCCGTAGACGAACGCCACGTGCTCGCGCTCGTCGTACGAGCTGCGGTAGCCGACGGCGGTGAAGGTGCCGGGCACCAGCGGGACGATCGCTTCGGCGACCCGTTCGACGAGCTTGTCGAACCGCTTGCGGTAGGCGATCAGGTCGGCGATCGAGATCATCACCAGGTCGTGCTCGTCGGCGAAGACGCGCAGCTCCTCGCCACGGGCCATGCCGGTGGGGTCCTTCTCGCTGACGATCTCGCACAGCGTGCCCGAGGGCCGCAGTCCGGCGAGCACGGCCAGGTCGACGGCGGCCTCCGTGTGCCCGGGTCGGCGCAGCACCCCGCCGTCCTTGGCGCGCAGCGGCACGATGTGACCGGGCCGGCTGAGGTCCTGTGCGGTGGTGTCGGCGGCGGCCAGCGTCCGGATCGTGGTGGCCCGGTCGGCCGCGGAGATGCCCGTGGTGATGCCCTCGCGGGCGTCGACGGTGACCGTGTAAGCGGTGCCGTGCCGGTCCTGGTTGACCCGGAACATGGGCGGCAGGTCGAGCCGGTCGGCGTCGCCCTCGGTCACCGCGACGCAGATGTAGCCCGACGTGTACCGGACCATGAACGCGACGAGGTCGGGGGTCGCCAGCTCGGAGGCGAAGATGAGGTCGCCCTCGTTCTCGCGGTCCTCGTCGTCGATGACGACGACCGGCTTGCCGCTCTTGATCGCGGCGATGGCGGTCTCGATGGAGTCGAGCCGGCCCAGGGGTCCCGTCATCGCGGGGCTCCCAGCAGCCGCTCGACGTACTTGGCGATCACGTCGACCTCCAGGTTGACGGGGTCCCCCGGCGCCAGGGTGCCCAGCGTGGTCTCGCGGAGGGTGGTGGGGATGAGGCTGACCTCGAACCACGGCTCGGGGACCTCGGCGGCGCTGACGGCGCTCACGGTCAGCGAGACGCCGTCGACGGCGATCGAGCCCTTCTCGACGACGTAGCGGGCGAGCTCACGGGGCAGCCCCAGGCGGACGACCTCCCAGCGCTCGCCGGGGGTGCGGGCGATGACGTGGCCCATCCCGTCGACGTGGCCCTGCATCAGGTGCCCGCCGAGCCGGGTGTGCGGCGTGACCGCCCGCTCGAGATTGACCGGCTGCCCTGCGGCGGCCTCGCCGAGACTGCTGCGGCGCAGCGTCTCGGCCATCACGTCGGTGCTCCAGACTCCGTCGTCCACTCCGGTCACGGTGAGGCAGACGCCGTTGACGGCGATGGAGTCGCCGAGGGCGACGCCCTGCAGGACGCGATCGGCCCGGATGCGCAGGACCGCTGCGTCTCCCGCAGGTCCTCCTCGCTCCTCGCGGACGACGACGGTGCCCACCTCTTCGACGATGCCGGTGAACACCTCAACTCCCTCCGTGCGCGGACTGCCGGCCCCCAGTGTGACGGTTGGGACGCAGCCGGAGCTGCACGTCCCCGCCCAGGGGGGTGACCTCGACGATCGAGAAGGTCAGCGCGCCACCGATCGAGGGAATTCCCAGGTCGCTGACCAGGGACGGGCCGGCGCCGAGCAGCTTCGGTGCGACGTGGATCACCGCCTCGTCCACCAGCCCGTCGCGCAGGAACGCGGCGGCCAGGGTGGGCCCGCCTTCGAGCAGCACCCGGCGGACGTCACGCTCGAAGAGCTCGGCGAGCAGGGCCGCGGGGTCGGCCGCGCGGCTGACCAGCGTGGGGGCCGCGTCGTCGAGCACGCGGGCGGTCTCCGGCAGGCGGCCCTGGCGGTCGGCGATCACCCGCAGCGGCCGCCGCCCCGAGCCGTCGCGCACGGTCAGCTGCGGGTCGTCGGTCAGCGCCGTCCCCACACCGACCACCACCGCGTCGCAGGTGGCCCGCAGCCGGTGGACGGCGGCCCGCGCCTGCTCGCCGGTGATCCAGCGGCTGCTGCCGTCGGCTGCGGCCACCCGCCCGTCGAGGGTCGCAGCGGTCTTCCAGACGACGAACGGCCGGTACTCGCGGACGCCGGTCAGCCAGCCGGCCAGGGCGCCGTCCTCCGCCTCGGACCGCTCGACCCCGAGGACGACGTCGACGCCCGCGGCGCGCAGCCGCTCCGCTCCCCCGGCGGCCAGCTCCGTCGGCTCCGGGACGGCGACGACGACGCGGGCGATGCCGGCGGCGAGCAGCGCGTCGGCGCACGGCCCGGTCCGGCCGGTGTGCGCGCACGGCTCGAGGGTGACGACGGCCGTGCCGCCGCGGGCCCGCTCGCCGGCCGCGGCCAGGGCCACCACCTCGGCGTGCGGCCCGCCCGGGGGCGCGGTCGCCCCCTCGCCGGCCGGCCCGCCCTCCGCGTCGAGGATCACGGCACCGACCGGCGGGTTCGGGCTCGTCGTCCCCAGGACAGCGGCACCCAGCTCGCGGGCCCGGGCCATCGCCCGGAGCTCCGTGGGACCGACGGTCACGCCGGCATGGCTCCGGCGGCCTGCGCCCGCAGGGCCTCGATCGCCTTCCCTGGATCGTCGGCCCCGTAGACCGCCGAGCCGGCCACGAAGACGTCGGCACCGGCCGCTGCGGCCTGCTCGATCGTGTCGGCGTTGATGCCGCCGTCCACCTCGACGAACAGCGTCAGGTGGCCGGCGTCGACGAGCTCACGGGCGCGGCGCACCTTGGGCAGGACGTCGGCGATGAACTCCTGTCCCCCGAAGCCGGGCTCGACGGTCATGACCAGCAGGGTGTCGAAGTCGCGGAGGACGTCGAGGAAGCCCTCGAGCGGCGTCCCGGGCTTGAGGGCCAGACCCGCGAGCGCGCCGGCGGCGCGGATGTCCCGGGCCACGGCCCGGGGGTCGGCGGCGGCCTCGGCGTGGATCGTGACGTTGCCGGCGCCGGCCTCGGCGTAGCCCGGCGCCCAGCGCTCCGGGTTCTCGATCATCAGGTGACAGTCGAGGGGCACCGGGCTGACCGCCTGTACCGCCGCCATGACCGGCAGGCCGAAGGTCAGGTTGGGCACGAAGTGCGCGTCCATGACGTCGAAGTGCAGCCAGTCCGCGTCGGAGACCCGCCGGGACTCCTCGGCCAGGCGCGCGAAGTCCGCCGACAGCAGGCTCGGCGCGATCATCGGTTCCCGGGGCACGTCCGCCGAGTCTAGGTGCCGGGCCGAACCACCCCTCCTCCGCGCGGCGGCCGCCCCAGCCCCGGGTCGGCCCTAGGCTTCGCCCGTGGCCGACGACCGAATGCAGCACGTGGAGGCCGAGGCGGCGGCGCAGCCTGCGGCGGAGGTCGGCTGGCAGCCGGTGGACTGGGCCGCCGAGCTGCGCCGGCGACGGTCCGCCGAGTGGCGGAACGTGACGCTGCTCGTCGCGGTGCTCCTCGCCGTCCCGCTGGTGAGCACCCTGGTCCTCGAGCGGCCGATGGGTGCCTCGGACTGGATCTGGCTCGCGTTGGCGCTCCTCGTGAGCGGCGACGCGAGCCTGTCGCATGCCACGGCGTCCGGACGGGTGCAATGGGAGGAGGCGGCCCGTCAGGAGGTCCGCATCGAGCACGCCCTGCGCACGCACGTGAGCATCGGCGCCGGCGATCGGGAGCTGGTCACGAAGCGGGCGCGGGCGATCCGGTGGTGGTCGACGGCGGCCTTCGTCGTGTGCCCCCTGCTGTGCGCCGCCGCGCTCGCAGGGATGCAGGAAGCGGGCTTGAACGTCGTCGGGAGGGCGGCGGCCAGCGTGGCCGTCGTCCTCGTGTGCGGGTTGCTCGTGGTGTCCCGGTGGCGCCGGCTCCGGCTGGCACGGCGCTGGCTGGGCGATCCGCTGCCCCGCGAGACGGGTCCGCAGTGGTGAACCCCGAGGAGGGGATCACCGTCAGGCTGGCCGCGCTCTGCCTGGACGACAAGGGCCGGCTGCTGGACTACGGCCTGTGGGACGTCGCCGCACGAGGCGCACTGCTCGTGGACCTCGCGCGTGCCGGCCGGCTCACCGACGAGCCGGACGGGGTCGTCGTCGACGGCACGCCGACCGCCTTCGGCCCGGCCG from Blastococcus sp. PRF04-17 encodes the following:
- a CDS encoding amidohydrolase family protein — its product is MISALVVAEARLRSGRVVDIHCADGVVTALPPAGEVPAPSGAQVVPADGGLVTEPFVDAHLHLDKVRTLPLIGDAALAAYTADGMADSARGIDLARAVKQHYRVEALLPAIREALADGERNGVLHVQAFADVDTAAGLVGVQAVLAAREEFRGRVDVDVVAFPQDGVLRDPGAAELVEEALGLGADVVGGIPWIEATTDDQEAHVEWACALAARLGRRVAMLTDDAPDPRFDTTRMLAEALRRHGLQGRGVACHARAVGHYDADRQTAVLELARQVGLGLVSDPHTGSVALPVERALALGVDVALGQDDIEDAYYPFGRHNLLEVAFLAAHLLDMRSSPQQEVLVDLVTTSAARVLGLSEYGLRAGGPADLLVHDATRTVDLLARHAPPRVVIRGGVVLT
- a CDS encoding DUF5995 family protein, with product MAALVARKEEILGTLEAAADPARFFLGTYLRTTRAVSAALEAGRFEDAAWVAGWTVDFADLYLDALAAHRADPLAPPAPWRRAFGARAELPPEAHVLLGMNAHINYDLPQSLVRMIGPSDFDSPGVLAVRHRDHERIDGVLAARVAAEDVALERAGGRRTPLDRLLAPVNRRASRAFLRESRRKVWANAGELHRARVRGPAEYAVCLADLEAASAARVADLLRPGPVLLRLAVHGFGVSLA
- a CDS encoding PucR family transcriptional regulator, with the translated sequence MPRDDRTSWQERMGLTVEEALALPGLVGTSVAAGAAGLGRVVRHMVVDDPADPLAAAGPDVLVVLGARLPPADPANYRALVERLDSLGAAALAFRRTEGPAPVPGEVLAEADRRGLPVLAIPSGVRLDEVVSAVLGAVVSKQSQALALTSRMDDEFMEVALTGGGLAQVAQRLAVMLEGTAVLGLGPDRDVVTSAGPADDVAEISDWLWLLDAAADDALAELTPSRRLSGVRADQTVVTPADVLADADLSPADGILLVPGHHELPGGVGEYAVAPIMAGDQRHGWLVAVHRTGAMMLGAGGVLERAAVIAALSVIRLQAVHSVELRFQGDLVRRLVGGSVGHTERALAYTRSFGWRLDGPVAVLVTATETVADAQADPTKALDVLDRLADGWRAALEPEVAGAAVAGLATEIVTLLPLDGRTPEELSSLVAAVTSRVNGRLRRVGRLLGTGIGRPADSLSALAEAHRQAQRALGVGQEIHGASSVTHFDQLGVFRLLSLIPDSTELRTYVDEVLGPLADAADPDSADLRETLRVLLETNLNVAESARRLHFHYNTMRYRIGKLERLLGPFTTDPTLRLNLLLALHAARMRGLDQPHRPPIEAGMALPPVDGLDSLL
- a CDS encoding DUF2877 domain-containing protein, whose translation is MLLSVPAAVYIHVPNDRGGDVVGVLTSDAARLPLGCVLFRPSNGRPLVALPGGAPAQVGGGRIVVGDLAVSAAAWWNPRPKLPSLRPALLPEGVRQLRNTLYGEGVPHSAFTLPGLPTGPGGPLAALRGAVRRADLDAALRTATRLIGLGPGLTPAGDDVMAGTIAGLVLLGHPSAERFAAGVYALAAGRTTELSRALLRHAACGRVSGEYAAVLHALVGERPLAPAVAALLGTGSTSGRAMALGLCTAIDLVDRTARPR
- a CDS encoding SSI family serine proteinase inhibitor; protein product: MPPTTRRLAAGPCTGAVLAALVLAGCGTAPEVSATTPTDDYLQVIVGSSDSTDVETFSLSCDGRAEGSHPDPQAACDHLHGMADPFAPLPTDVACTEQYGGPQTASVTGRWAGERVDVDLSRTDGCRIAQWDSLVPLVPAA
- the hisG gene encoding ATP phosphoribosyltransferase — protein: MLRIAVPNKGVLSEPAAEMLAESGYRQRRSTKDLAVYDPDNDTEFFYLRPRDIAVYVAAGTLDVGITGRDMLLETAPDDGEGHAAVEVMPLGFGRSSFRFAAPVESGIERVDQLAGKRIATAYPVLLQRYLSESGIKAGVVKLDGAVETACRLGVADAVCDVVETGTTLRAAGLQIIGDPVLASEAILVRREGAEEIPAVAQLRRRLRGVMVARQYVLLDYDCPNDLLEKATAVTPGLEGPTVSPLQTPGWSAVRAMVRQKDTNRVMDELWELGARAILVTSIHASRI
- a CDS encoding phosphoribosyl-ATP diphosphatase, with the protein product MKTFDELFAELSAKVAAAEAGSGTVQAVRDGVHAAGKKVVEEASEAWMAAEHETNERTAEEISQLLYRVQVLMLTRGLTLDDVYAHL
- the ribH gene encoding 6,7-dimethyl-8-ribityllumazine synthase yields the protein MSGAGAPQAEPVDAAGLSLGIVATTWHGELTDQLLARAVEAAKASGVVDTTVVRVPGAVELPVVAQALAERHDAVVALGVVVRGGTPHFEYVCDAVTAGLTRVALDAGKPVGNGVLTCDTEQQARDRAGLTGSAEDKGWEAAVAALATALTLRELRSPQRRTGFTAGMS
- a CDS encoding bifunctional 3,4-dihydroxy-2-butanone-4-phosphate synthase/GTP cyclohydrolase II, producing the protein MTGPLGRLDSIETAIAAIKSGKPVVVIDDEDRENEGDLIFASELATPDLVAFMVRYTSGYICVAVTEGDADRLDLPPMFRVNQDRHGTAYTVTVDAREGITTGISAADRATTIRTLAAADTTAQDLSRPGHIVPLRAKDGGVLRRPGHTEAAVDLAVLAGLRPSGTLCEIVSEKDPTGMARGEELRVFADEHDLVMISIADLIAYRKRFDKLVERVAEAIVPLVPGTFTAVGYRSSYDEREHVAFVYGEIGDGNDVLVRVHSECLTGDVFGSLRCDCGPQLQAALAAVAQEGRGIVLYIRGHEGRGIGLLHKLQAYQLQDLGLDTVDANLDLGLPADARDYGTGAQILVDLGVRTMRLLSNNPAKRAGLEGYGLKIVGRVPLPSHVTAENLSYLRTKRDRMGHLLDIIEPETEGGPADTPPHADPIPENVPVRVDEQPS
- a CDS encoding riboflavin synthase; amino-acid sequence: MFTGIVEEVGTVVVREERGGPAGDAAVLRIRADRVLQGVALGDSIAVNGVCLTVTGVDDGVWSTDVMAETLRRSSLGEAAAGQPVNLERAVTPHTRLGGHLMQGHVDGMGHVIARTPGERWEVVRLGLPRELARYVVEKGSIAVDGVSLTVSAVSAAEVPEPWFEVSLIPTTLRETTLGTLAPGDPVNLEVDVIAKYVERLLGAPR
- the ribD gene encoding bifunctional diaminohydroxyphosphoribosylaminopyrimidine deaminase/5-amino-6-(5-phosphoribosylamino)uracil reductase RibD; this translates as MTVGPTELRAMARARELGAAVLGTTSPNPPVGAVILDAEGGPAGEGATAPPGGPHAEVVALAAAGERARGGTAVVTLEPCAHTGRTGPCADALLAAGIARVVVAVPEPTELAAGGAERLRAAGVDVVLGVERSEAEDGALAGWLTGVREYRPFVVWKTAATLDGRVAAADGSSRWITGEQARAAVHRLRATCDAVVVGVGTALTDDPQLTVRDGSGRRPLRVIADRQGRLPETARVLDDAAPTLVSRAADPAALLAELFERDVRRVLLEGGPTLAAAFLRDGLVDEAVIHVAPKLLGAGPSLVSDLGIPSIGGALTFSIVEVTPLGGDVQLRLRPNRHTGGRQSAHGGS